One genomic window of Solea solea chromosome 12, fSolSol10.1, whole genome shotgun sequence includes the following:
- the dapk2b gene encoding death-associated protein kinase 2 isoform X1 — translation MKTPGMAVFKQQSVDDFYEIGEELGSGQFAVVKRCIEKTTGNEYAAKFIKKRQSRSSRRGVRREEIEREVSILQELQHANVISLHDVFENRTDVVLILELVSGGELFDFLAQKETLSEEEATQFIKQVLDGVLYLHTKRIAHFDLKPENIMLLDRNIPLPRIKLIDFGLAHRIETGTEFKNIFGTPEFVAPEIVNYEPLGLEADMWSIGVITYILLSGASPFLGDSKQETLGNVSAMNYQFDEEFFSNTSELAKSFIRQLLEKDTRKRLTIRDALNHPWIKSCGHAVEESAEKKAEQLKTKRLKEYTIQLHSSMPQNNTYVNFERFAHVVEDISLMETGLSKVAGAHHTLQGDIEALLSIYNDKEAWYKEESETARKQLSQVRYEYRKVEATRRLLQDDIKAVDASLENISGKYNQRQSRLDALRQELNSEVQRLQEVMSSLHPDGSSDSIYSGGLTVDVKQALKELLCQSCRGELCAEVKQPLSESG, via the exons ATGAAGACACCTGGCATGGCGGTGTTCAAACAACAGAGTGTGGATGATTTCTATGAAATTGGAGAGGAATTGGGAAG tggcCAGTTTGCAGTGGTGAAGCGCTGCATAGAGAAGACCACGGGCAACGAATACGCGGCCAAGTTCATCAAGAAGCGCCAGAGTCGGTCCAGCAGACGCGgcgtgaggagagaggagattgAGAGGGAAGTGAGCATCCTGCAGGAACTCCAGCACGCCAATGTCATATCCCTGCACGACGTGTTCGAGAACCGCACAGACGTGGTGCTGATCCTGGAACT ggtcTCTGGAGGAGAGTTGTTTGATTTCCTGGCTCAGAAGGAGACTCTCAGTGAAGAGGAGGCCACTCAGTTTATCAAACAGGTCCTCGACGGAGTCCTGTACCTCCACACCAAGAGGATCGCACATTTTGATCTAAAG cCTGAAAACATAATGCTGCTGGACAGGAACATTCCTCTTCCCCGCATCAAACTCATAGACTTCGGACTTGCACACAGAATAGAAACTGGGacagaatttaaaaacatttttgggaCTCCTGAATTTGTCG CCCCAGAGATAGTCAACTATGAGCCACTGGGATTGGAGGCAGACATGTG GAGCATCGGAGTCAtcacatatatact TTTGAGCGGCGCGTCGCCCTTCCTCGGTGACTCGAAGCAGGAAACGCTGGGAAACGTCTCTGCAATGAACTACCAGTTCGATGAAGAATTCTTCAGTAATACAAGTGAGCTTGCCAAGAGCTTCATCAGGCAGCTCCTGGAGAAGGACACAAG GAAACGGTTGACCATACGAGATGCCCTCAACCATCCCTGGATTAAG TCCTGCGGCCACGCGGTGGAGGAGAGCGCCGAGAAGAAAGCTGAGCAGCTGAAGACAAAGCGTCTGAAGGAGTACACCATCCAATTGCATTCCAGTATGCCCCAGAACAACACGTATGTCAACTTTGAGCGCTTTGCCCATGTGGTCGAAGACATTAGCCTGATGGAGACAGGGCTGTCAAAGGTGGCCGGAGCCCATCACACTCTCCAGGGAGACATAGAGGCTCTGCTCTCCATCTACAACGACAAGGAGGCCTGGTACAAGGAGGAGAGCGAGACTGCAAGGAAGCAGCTCTCCCAGGTCCGGTACGAGTATCGCAAAGTGGAGGCCACCAGGAGGCTGCTGCAGGACGACATTAAGGCTGTGGACGCCAGTCTGGAGAACATCAGTGGGAAGTACAACCAGAGGCAGAGCCGGCTGGACGCTCTGAGGCAGGAGCTGAACTCTGAGGTACAGCGGCTGCAAGAAGTGATGAGCTCTCTGCATCCAGACGGATCCAGTGACAGCATCTACAGCGGCGGGCTGACCGTGGATGTGAAGCAGGCACTGAAGGAGCTACTGTGTCAGTCCTGCAGAGGGGAACTGTGTGCCGAGGTCAAACAACCGCTCAGCGAGTCTGGTTAA